One Pygocentrus nattereri isolate fPygNat1 chromosome 12, fPygNat1.pri, whole genome shotgun sequence DNA window includes the following coding sequences:
- the zgc:174945 gene encoding uncharacterized protein zgc:174945, translated as MTTYCSAALFLFLIAFFRRSSMEDRIVNVKYSREPLKAMEGQFLTMKCSVEYSEVHCKGLKAWWCLLAEQRCRPLTTPDRYLIHINETKMDKLIQRDVFIQFKNMSRNDTALYQCTAVCQHPGTSAMGRLLNLTVTENPNKNQENGQNQSDRCSVDMILLVVSFTLSWIPEM; from the exons ATGACGACCTATTGCTCCGCTGCTTTGTTCTTGTTCCTGATTGCTTTTTTTAGACGGTCATCTATGGAGGACAGAATTG TGAATGTGAAATATTCAAGAGAGCCCCTAAAGGCAATGGAGGGACAGTTTTTGACTATGAAATGTTCAGTGGAATACAGTGAAGTGCACTGTAAAGGCCTTAAGGCCTGGTGGTGCTTGCTAGCAGAGCAGCGGTGTAGGCCACTCACTACTCCTGACAGATACCTGATCCACATTAATGAGACTAAAATGGACAAACTCATACAGCGAGATGTATTTATTCAGTTTAAGAATATGTCTCGCAATGACACTGCATTGTATCAGTGCACTGCAGTATGCCAACATCCTGGAACTTCAGCCATGGGACGTCTCCTCAACCTGACTGTAACAG aaaatccTAATAAAAATCAAGAGAATGGTCAGAATCAGAGTGACCGATGCAGTGTGGATATGATTCTTCTGGTAGTCAGTTTCACTCTTTCATGGATCCCTGAAATGTGa